A part of Miscanthus floridulus cultivar M001 chromosome 6, ASM1932011v1, whole genome shotgun sequence genomic DNA contains:
- the LOC136457517 gene encoding NDR1/HIN1-like protein 6, translating to MSSNGKPTPQPPAAAAAGNGAGGPPKMYQRPIYRPQQAAAKRRRGGRSCPFSCCCCFFWTVLVILLLAFLAAVVGGAFYLLYRPHRPAFTLTVARVTKLSLSSSATAPALSDAIDVTLTAKNPNKKLVYLYDDFTVTAATAANAVPLGEATVPGFTADAGNITVIKATVSASALTVDPTAAASDIKKSGEFPIALDLETKAGVRVGGLKTKKIGIQVHCDGVKVAAPAAPAAKKKKLGKASAADAPAPAAAVEDAAAPPAAATTVARVCEVRIRVKIWKWTF from the coding sequence ATGTCATCCAACGGCAAGCCCACCCCGCAGCccccggcggcggcagcggctggcAACGGCGCCGGCGGCCCGCCCAAGATGTACCAGCGGCCCATCTACCGGCCGCAGCAGGCGGCCGCGAAGCGCCGGCGCGGCGGGCGGTCCTGCCCtttcagctgctgctgctgcttcttctgGACGGtgctcgtcatcctcctcctcgccttcctGGCCGCCGTGGTGGGCGGCGCCTTCTACCTCCTGTACCGCCCTCACCGCCCCGCCTTCACGCTGACCGTGGCGCGCGTGACGAAGCTGAGCCTGTCGTCGTCCGCCACGGCGCCCGCGCTGAGCGACGCCATCGACGTGACGCTGACGGCCAAGAACCCCAACAAGAAGCTCGTCTACCTCTACGACGACTTCACCGTGACGGCCGCCACGGCCGCCAACGCCGTCCCGCTCGGCGAGGCGACCGTGCCCGGGTTCACGGCCGACGCCGGCAACATCACCGTCATCAAGGCCACCGTCTCGGCGTCCGCGCTCACGGTCGACCCCACCGCGGCGGCCTCCGACATCAAGAAGTCCGGCGAGTTCCCCATCGCCCTGGACCTGGAGACCAAGGCCGGCGTCAGGGTGGGCGGGCTCAAGACCAAGAAGATCGGCATCCAGGTGCACTGCGACGGCGTCAAGGTGGCCGCGCCCGCGGCGCCGGccgccaagaagaagaagctagGGAAGGCCTCGGCGGCCGACGCTCCGGCCCCCGCGGCGGCCGTCGAAGACGCGGCGGCGCCGCCCGCCGCGGCGACCACCGTCGCGCGCGTGTGCGAGGTCAGGATCCGGGTCAAGATCTGGAAGTGGACCTTCTAG